A stretch of Streptomyces vietnamensis DNA encodes these proteins:
- a CDS encoding tyrosinase family oxidase copper chaperone, which translates to MIVPRRVALRSLFALAVTAFTGGALGRIATRPESGVEHDPHAFDEMYRGRRLLGFSGPGGEPTALVDGRPLHLMRCADGGYVTPIDHYESCPTPLAATRAAVDELGAARLSPLAGAHGVPTDPTGGSPRGVHA; encoded by the coding sequence ATGATCGTCCCGCGCCGCGTCGCATTGCGGTCCCTGTTCGCCCTGGCCGTCACCGCCTTCACGGGTGGTGCGCTCGGCCGTATCGCGACCCGACCGGAATCGGGGGTCGAACATGATCCGCACGCCTTCGACGAGATGTACCGGGGCCGTCGCCTCCTGGGCTTCTCCGGACCCGGGGGCGAACCGACGGCCCTCGTCGACGGCCGGCCGCTGCATCTGATGCGCTGCGCCGACGGCGGCTACGTCACCCCGATCGACCACTACGAGTCCTGCCCGACGCCCCTGGCGGCCACCCGCGCGGCCGTGGACGAGCTGGGCGCGGCCCGGCTCTCCCCGCTCGCGGGCGCCCACGGCGTCCCCACCGACCCGACGGGAGGGAGCCCGCGTGGTGTACACGCGTAA
- a CDS encoding DUF5949 family protein, with protein sequence MTTSNVVSSARSASPLGTLTVIPWSSEPSAESAGTPFLMAYSLGDGRDGPEAGQQAMRAALEAMNLSVGDRLFDLEKDAGINASLIVEAGSAVLTLPFLKVQCPVPEEWQAAAREQGKVYFICSVRPWAEGVPGQPVDEERLKAFVSDEAMLADSAHVLLPVRRIQG encoded by the coding sequence ATGACCACTTCCAACGTCGTTTCCTCGGCGCGCAGCGCCTCTCCGCTGGGAACTCTCACGGTGATTCCGTGGTCCAGCGAGCCCTCCGCCGAATCGGCGGGGACGCCGTTCCTGATGGCGTATTCGCTCGGCGACGGCCGGGACGGTCCTGAGGCCGGTCAGCAGGCGATGCGCGCGGCCCTGGAGGCGATGAACCTCTCGGTCGGCGACCGGCTCTTCGATCTGGAGAAGGACGCCGGGATCAACGCCTCGCTGATCGTCGAGGCCGGTTCGGCCGTGCTCACCCTGCCCTTCCTGAAGGTGCAGTGCCCGGTGCCGGAGGAGTGGCAGGCGGCGGCGCGCGAGCAGGGCAAGGTCTACTTCATCTGCTCCGTACGGCCCTGGGCCGAGGGCGTGCCCGGACAGCCCGTCGACGAGGAGCGGCTCAAGGCCTTCGTCTCGGACGAGGCGATGCTCGCCGACAGCGCCCACGTCCTGCTGCCGGTCCGCCGCATCCAGGGCTGA
- a CDS encoding vitamin K epoxide reductase family protein, whose translation MATVNVRDGVPGQRQEEAAGETGGPIGAGRALAWLLLVTGAAGVLAGWVITLDKFKLLEDPGFQPGCSLNPVVSCGSVMKSEQAAVFGFPNPMLGLVTYAVVVAVGAGLLAGARYRGWFWLGLNAGMLFGVGFCTWLMYQSLYEINALCLWCCLAWVATITMFWYVTAHNVRERVLPAPAGLRTFLGEFTFALPVLHIGIIGMLILTRWWDFWTS comes from the coding sequence ATGGCGACGGTGAACGTACGGGACGGGGTGCCGGGCCAGCGGCAGGAGGAGGCCGCCGGGGAGACCGGCGGCCCGATCGGCGCGGGCCGGGCGCTCGCCTGGTTGCTGCTCGTCACCGGCGCGGCGGGCGTCCTCGCCGGCTGGGTGATCACGCTCGACAAGTTCAAGCTCCTGGAGGACCCCGGTTTCCAGCCCGGGTGCAGTCTGAACCCGGTCGTGTCCTGCGGCAGCGTCATGAAGAGCGAGCAGGCGGCGGTGTTCGGCTTCCCGAACCCGATGCTCGGGCTCGTCACGTACGCCGTCGTCGTCGCCGTCGGTGCCGGGCTGCTCGCCGGGGCCCGCTACCGGGGCTGGTTCTGGCTCGGCCTCAACGCGGGGATGCTCTTCGGGGTCGGTTTCTGCACCTGGCTGATGTACCAGTCGCTGTACGAGATCAACGCGCTCTGCCTGTGGTGCTGTCTGGCCTGGGTCGCCACGATCACCATGTTCTGGTACGTCACCGCGCACAACGTCCGGGAGCGCGTCCTGCCCGCCCCGGCGGGGCTGCGGACCTTCCTCGGCGAGTTCACCTTCGCCCTGCCCGTCCTGCACATCGGGATCATCGGGATGCTGATCCTGACCCGTTGGTGGGACTTCTGGACCAGCTGA
- a CDS encoding glycoside hydrolase family 26 protein: MRRLSSWPSWLSWFTWPRAALTVLLAAVVVFLCALLSDRTGTRTAPETDPEPLTGVPSGFFTGSDEAGVRRIAQVQDWLGGDSLTVGHTYLPGDRWSNIEGHPALFGPWARWKAERPGRLFVLNVPLLDRNEAGLPDAEVRAGLRRGADGAYDGHFRTLGERLVAQGLGDAVLVLGWEMNGTTYSHRCRPDPTAWKAYWRRVVGVLREVPGQRFRFDFTPSRGLDAIPWPHCYPGDDVVDIIGMDAYDQPAGLSFEEQVDEEYGLAHQVRFAAAHGKPVSYPEWGLFRNGDDPAYVRGMLGWFAAHRPVYQTVTDYCPHGVWECADNPDSARIVRGALGASGRR, from the coding sequence GTGAGGCGGCTCTCCTCCTGGCCTTCCTGGCTCTCCTGGTTCACCTGGCCGCGGGCCGCACTGACCGTGCTGCTCGCGGCCGTTGTCGTCTTCCTGTGCGCGCTCCTGTCCGACCGGACCGGGACGCGGACCGCGCCCGAGACGGATCCGGAGCCGCTGACGGGGGTCCCCTCGGGGTTCTTCACCGGCTCCGACGAGGCCGGGGTGCGGCGGATCGCGCAGGTGCAGGACTGGCTCGGCGGCGACTCCCTGACCGTCGGCCACACCTATCTGCCGGGCGACCGCTGGTCCAACATCGAGGGGCATCCGGCGCTGTTCGGGCCCTGGGCGCGCTGGAAGGCCGAGCGGCCCGGGCGCCTCTTCGTGCTCAACGTGCCGCTGCTCGACCGGAACGAGGCCGGGCTGCCGGACGCCGAGGTGCGGGCGGGGCTGCGGCGGGGCGCGGACGGCGCGTACGACGGGCACTTCCGGACCCTGGGGGAGCGGCTCGTGGCGCAGGGGCTCGGCGACGCGGTCCTGGTGCTCGGCTGGGAGATGAACGGCACCACGTACAGCCATCGCTGCCGCCCGGACCCGACGGCCTGGAAGGCGTACTGGCGACGGGTGGTGGGGGTGCTGCGGGAGGTGCCGGGGCAGCGGTTCCGTTTCGACTTCACGCCGAGCCGGGGTCTCGACGCCATCCCCTGGCCGCACTGCTACCCGGGCGACGACGTCGTCGACATCATTGGGATGGACGCCTACGACCAGCCCGCCGGGCTCTCCTTCGAGGAGCAGGTGGACGAGGAGTACGGGCTCGCGCACCAGGTGCGCTTCGCGGCGGCGCACGGCAAGCCCGTCTCGTACCCGGAGTGGGGGCTCTTCAGGAACGGGGACGACCCGGCGTACGTGCGGGGGATGTTGGGCTGGTTCGCGGCGCACCGGCCCGTCTACCAGACCGTCACCGACTACTGCCCGCACGGGGTGTGGGAGTGCGCGGACAATCCGGATTCGGCGCGGATCGTCAGGGGCGCGCTGGGGGCCTCAGGCCGGCGGTGA
- a CDS encoding TetR family transcriptional regulator produces MNDRPGLRERKKAKTRAAIRKATYRLVAEQGWDAATTDRIAEAAEVSPSTVVRYFPVREDILLTDENDELLEARLRARPAAEEPLESLRAVVLEAVRAALDEEPEETRLRARLMVEIPAVRARLTETTATTGRRLARAIADRTGRDADGLEVRIFTAAVLGALREATVHWAEHGRTDDLVALLDRTVDTLKTGLTPSPPA; encoded by the coding sequence CGCGGCGATCCGGAAGGCCACCTACCGGCTCGTCGCCGAGCAGGGCTGGGACGCCGCCACCACCGACCGCATCGCCGAGGCCGCCGAGGTCTCCCCCTCCACCGTCGTGCGCTACTTCCCTGTCCGGGAGGACATCCTCCTCACCGACGAGAACGACGAACTCCTCGAAGCCCGGCTGCGTGCCCGCCCCGCCGCGGAGGAACCGCTCGAATCGCTCCGGGCGGTCGTCCTCGAAGCCGTCCGCGCCGCCCTCGACGAGGAGCCCGAGGAGACCCGGCTGCGCGCCCGGCTCATGGTGGAGATCCCCGCCGTGCGCGCCCGGCTCACCGAGACCACCGCCACGACCGGCCGCCGGCTCGCCCGCGCGATCGCCGACCGCACCGGCCGGGACGCGGACGGCCTGGAGGTACGGATCTTCACGGCGGCGGTCCTCGGCGCGCTCCGCGAGGCGACCGTCCACTGGGCCGAACACGGCCGCACCGACGACCTCGTCGCCCTCCTGGACCGCACGGTCGACACCCTCAAGACCGGCCTGACGCCCTCACCGCCGGCCTGA